A genomic stretch from Chitinophaga agri includes:
- a CDS encoding DUF4833 domain-containing protein has product MAKRFRDKLQQAIYVVINPFVKGLIKMGLTPNAVTLIGFLLNIGVVVIFVTGVEEGNRGDLSYVGWAGGLILFAGLFDMLDGQVARLGNMGSRFGALFDSVLDRYSEMVLFLGICYYLIGHHYFLSSIFAFIALIGSMMVSYTRARAEGLGIECKGGLMQRPERIIIISVSAIACGITSHFIGGDYKLYVPGIPFHVFETISIFTFPLFIMAIMTNITAVGRILDAKKAIDKQDQVTRVIRSATTTPVIALLLMVLPAMAMAAPQGKEPVFPVPTGIPNMMFYMQRTPNANTIVYDLNIRKDGSLDESDPVNIYWIRYTENSEKKGLNYIQRKFAYGLKIKQLSKDKYELRSVAYDKKKLYLMKSAQGEYHIYTQIGTVMAQLNRIYLQIEGGTFWFPNVVYIEMKGIDPATGKEIKEQFKP; this is encoded by the coding sequence ATGGCAAAACGATTCAGAGATAAGCTACAGCAGGCAATTTATGTAGTGATCAATCCTTTCGTGAAAGGGCTGATCAAAATGGGCCTGACACCTAATGCTGTCACACTCATAGGCTTCCTGCTCAATATTGGTGTGGTGGTGATTTTTGTGACAGGAGTGGAAGAAGGGAACAGGGGAGACCTGTCATATGTAGGATGGGCCGGTGGCCTGATCCTTTTTGCGGGATTGTTTGATATGCTGGACGGCCAGGTGGCCCGTCTGGGAAACATGGGTTCCCGCTTTGGTGCACTGTTCGATTCCGTACTGGACCGTTACAGTGAAATGGTACTGTTCCTCGGTATCTGTTACTACCTGATCGGACATCATTATTTCCTGAGCTCTATATTCGCGTTCATCGCGCTCATCGGTTCTATGATGGTGAGTTATACAAGAGCCCGTGCAGAAGGCCTGGGTATCGAGTGTAAAGGCGGGTTAATGCAGCGCCCGGAAAGGATCATCATCATTTCTGTGTCCGCCATCGCCTGTGGTATCACTTCCCATTTTATTGGCGGTGATTATAAACTATATGTTCCGGGTATCCCGTTCCATGTATTCGAGACGATCTCCATCTTCACCTTCCCGCTGTTCATCATGGCCATCATGACAAATATTACAGCGGTAGGCCGTATACTGGATGCAAAGAAGGCGATCGACAAACAGGACCAGGTGACCCGTGTGATCAGAAGTGCGACCACTACGCCCGTGATCGCCCTGCTGCTGATGGTACTGCCTGCTATGGCCATGGCCGCTCCGCAGGGAAAAGAACCCGTATTTCCGGTACCTACAGGTATCCCGAATATGATGTTCTACATGCAGCGTACGCCGAACGCCAACACCATCGTTTATGACCTGAATATCAGGAAGGATGGTTCCCTGGATGAATCCGATCCGGTGAACATTTACTGGATCAGGTACACAGAGAACAGTGAAAAGAAGGGATTAAACTATATACAACGTAAATTTGCATACGGTCTAAAGATAAAGCAACTGTCTAAAGACAAATACGAACTGCGTTCAGTAGCCTATGACAAAAAGAAGCTATACCTGATGAAATCTGCGCAGGGGGAATATCACATCTACACACAGATCGGTACTGTGATGGCCCAGCTGAACAGAATATATCTTCAGATCGAAGGAGGAACGTTCTGGTTCCCGAATGTTGTTTATATTGAAATGAAAGGGATCGATCCCGCGACTGGTAAAGAGATCAAAGAGCAATTCAAGCCCTAG
- a CDS encoding phosphatase PAP2 family protein, producing MDAPVPAGSATNLFDKRHLLITTCVSIAYLLLSAWLVGFKTDQLWLMAIFNGCYYASRPTRRFILGFSIFIFYWIVFDYMKAFPNYLTGPVHIQDIYETEKAWFGTMVNGVRMTPNEYWLHNTHEWLDVLTGAFYLCWVPVPLAFAAYLFYTDRLQFIHFALTFILVNWVGYIVYYTFPAAPPWYVQVHGFDFIANTASNAAGLLRFDTALNVNVFGSLYAKGSNVFAAMPSLHSAYPLIVFFYARKTTNLFFTTIFGVIALGIWFAAVYTSHHYVLDVLAGITCAAVGIGLYRLVLMKSVAYNERITKFYTTITK from the coding sequence ATGGACGCACCTGTTCCTGCCGGATCAGCCACTAACCTGTTTGATAAGCGGCACCTGCTGATCACTACCTGTGTCAGCATTGCTTATCTGCTGCTGTCCGCGTGGCTGGTTGGCTTTAAGACGGATCAGCTATGGCTGATGGCGATTTTTAATGGCTGTTATTACGCTTCCCGGCCTACCCGCCGGTTTATATTAGGCTTCTCGATCTTTATTTTCTACTGGATCGTGTTTGACTACATGAAGGCATTCCCCAACTATCTGACGGGACCTGTTCACATACAGGATATTTACGAGACCGAAAAGGCATGGTTTGGTACCATGGTGAACGGTGTGAGAATGACGCCTAATGAATACTGGCTGCATAATACCCATGAATGGCTGGATGTACTGACTGGGGCGTTCTACCTGTGCTGGGTGCCGGTACCGCTGGCATTTGCGGCATATCTTTTCTATACCGACAGGTTACAGTTTATCCATTTCGCACTGACATTCATTCTGGTGAACTGGGTAGGGTATATTGTATATTATACCTTTCCTGCGGCGCCACCATGGTATGTACAGGTACACGGATTTGATTTCATTGCCAATACCGCCAGTAATGCTGCCGGATTGTTACGATTTGATACAGCGCTGAATGTGAATGTGTTCGGATCATTGTATGCGAAAGGGTCGAATGTATTCGCGGCCATGCCTTCCCTGCATTCTGCCTATCCGCTGATCGTGTTCTTCTATGCAAGAAAGACGACCAACCTGTTCTTTACAACTATATTTGGTGTGATCGCACTGGGTATCTGGTTTGCCGCTGTTTATACCAGCCATCACTATGTGCTGGATGTATTGGCAGGCATTACCTGTGCTGCTGTTGGTATCGGTTTATACAGACTGGTGCTGATGAAAAGTGTCGCATATAACGAAAGGATCACAAAATTCTATACGACTATCACGAAGTAG
- a CDS encoding DUF5686 and carboxypeptidase-like regulatory domain-containing protein, producing MNGSKNISLGLLLLLTLGFSSVFAQTTTVKGLVTDKSGTPMPFVSVFVPGTSFGISTDAAGRYELQFASPKDSIRYSLMGYKAVTIRIQNGKEQTRNIVLESSAKTLNEFVVKRKKERYRNKDNPAVELIRLVIDNKSKNRMDHYDYANYNQYEKLEFALSNLSEKVQNSRFTRKYKFVFENQDTTKMAGRSLLPMYLEEKLADVYFRKDPEKKKTIIKADKKVSFENYIDNRGLSAYLNHIYQNVDIYDNNMMLFTNQFLSPIANAGPTFYRYYIADTIVTADSSKLIVLEFYPRNKMDRLLEGKLYITLDGNYAIQKADMTANKEINLNFIRDFHLYMDFEKSADGRYFMNKNTLMADFGLFKGSSGLYGERTVSIRNMEINRPMPSTFYEGSSIVEDENQVQQPDSFWMANRHDPLTAAESKVYQNIDSLQNMKSFKRTMDILTLLLAGWKSVGPKFEIGPVNTFYNFNPVEGFRLRLGGRTTPKFNKSLYLEGYTAYGFKDQKFKYYFGGSYAFNHKSIYDWPVRALKASYQHDTKIPGQELQFVQEDNFLLSFKRGNNDKWLYNDIYRLYYLHEFTNHSSFQLGFKHWAQTPAGTLSYYKGTNIADSVKKITTAEFSLEFRWAPHEEFYQGKNFRIPIPNKYPIFTFRAIAGVKGLANSGYNYQNISLNIYKMVYLSQLGYSEVVVEGGMIFGKVPYPLLTIHRANQSYAYQLQSYNLMNFLEFVSDRYAGINIDHNFNGFIFNKIPLLRRLKLREVAAVKVLYGGLSRQNDPRQDPSKIQFSNYADGTPITYTLGREPYVEGSVGVGNIFKLLRLDLVKRFTYLDNPLISNWGIRGRVRFDF from the coding sequence ATGAATGGTAGTAAAAATATTAGTTTAGGTCTTTTGTTATTGCTTACGCTTGGCTTTAGTTCAGTATTTGCACAGACAACGACAGTAAAGGGACTGGTTACAGATAAATCAGGCACCCCGATGCCATTTGTAAGCGTGTTTGTGCCCGGTACGTCTTTCGGTATCTCGACGGATGCCGCAGGTCGCTACGAATTACAGTTTGCCAGCCCAAAAGATAGTATCCGCTATTCCCTGATGGGATATAAAGCGGTTACCATACGCATACAAAATGGAAAAGAGCAGACAAGGAACATCGTGCTTGAAAGTAGTGCCAAAACACTCAACGAGTTCGTTGTAAAGCGTAAGAAAGAAAGGTACCGTAACAAGGATAACCCGGCTGTAGAGTTGATCCGACTGGTCATTGATAATAAATCAAAGAACAGGATGGACCACTATGACTACGCCAATTATAACCAGTACGAGAAACTGGAATTTGCACTCAGCAATCTCTCTGAGAAAGTGCAGAACAGCCGGTTCACCCGTAAGTATAAATTCGTTTTCGAGAACCAAGATACCACTAAAATGGCGGGCCGCTCACTGCTCCCCATGTACCTGGAAGAAAAACTCGCTGACGTATACTTCCGGAAGGACCCTGAAAAGAAGAAAACAATCATCAAAGCCGATAAAAAGGTCAGCTTTGAGAACTATATTGATAACCGTGGTCTGAGTGCTTATCTGAACCATATCTACCAGAACGTAGATATCTATGATAACAACATGATGTTGTTCACCAACCAGTTCCTCAGCCCGATCGCCAACGCCGGCCCGACCTTCTACCGGTACTATATCGCAGATACGATCGTGACGGCCGACAGCTCCAAACTGATCGTGCTGGAATTCTATCCGAGAAACAAGATGGACAGGTTGCTGGAAGGTAAACTGTACATCACCCTGGACGGTAACTACGCCATCCAGAAAGCGGATATGACGGCAAACAAGGAGATCAACCTGAACTTCATACGTGATTTCCACCTGTACATGGACTTTGAAAAGTCAGCTGACGGACGGTATTTCATGAACAAGAACACCCTGATGGCAGACTTTGGTCTGTTTAAGGGCAGCAGTGGCCTGTATGGTGAGCGTACCGTCTCCATCAGGAATATGGAGATCAACAGACCCATGCCGTCAACTTTCTACGAGGGCAGCTCTATTGTGGAAGATGAGAACCAGGTGCAGCAACCAGACAGTTTCTGGATGGCTAACAGGCATGATCCACTGACTGCTGCCGAATCAAAGGTATACCAGAACATCGACAGCCTGCAGAACATGAAGTCCTTCAAGCGTACGATGGATATCCTTACCCTGCTGCTGGCAGGATGGAAGTCGGTAGGACCTAAATTTGAGATCGGCCCGGTAAATACGTTCTATAACTTCAATCCGGTGGAAGGTTTCCGTCTGCGTCTGGGTGGAAGGACCACACCTAAATTCAATAAGAGTCTTTACCTGGAAGGCTACACCGCCTACGGTTTCAAAGACCAGAAATTCAAATACTACTTCGGAGGCTCCTACGCCTTTAACCATAAGTCTATTTACGACTGGCCGGTACGCGCCCTGAAAGCAAGTTACCAGCACGATACCAAGATCCCTGGTCAGGAGCTGCAGTTCGTACAGGAAGATAACTTCCTGTTGTCCTTCAAACGTGGTAATAACGACAAATGGCTGTACAACGACATTTACCGGTTGTATTACCTCCATGAGTTTACCAACCACTCTTCTTTCCAGCTGGGTTTCAAACACTGGGCGCAGACACCGGCAGGCACGCTGTCTTACTATAAAGGCACCAATATCGCTGACAGTGTAAAGAAGATCACCACGGCCGAATTCTCACTGGAATTCCGCTGGGCGCCACACGAAGAGTTCTACCAGGGTAAGAACTTCAGGATTCCCATCCCTAATAAATATCCTATTTTTACATTCAGAGCCATCGCAGGTGTAAAAGGACTGGCCAACAGTGGGTATAACTACCAGAACATTTCCCTGAATATTTACAAGATGGTCTACCTTTCGCAGCTGGGGTATAGTGAAGTGGTGGTAGAAGGTGGCATGATTTTCGGAAAAGTGCCTTATCCGTTGCTGACGATCCATAGAGCGAACCAGTCATATGCTTATCAGCTGCAATCGTATAACCTGATGAACTTCCTGGAGTTCGTGAGTGACCGTTACGCAGGCATCAACATTGACCATAACTTTAATGGTTTTATTTTCAATAAGATACCTTTGCTTCGCCGGTTGAAATTACGTGAGGTAGCAGCTGTGAAGGTATTGTATGGTGGCCTGAGCAGGCAGAATGATCCAAGACAGGATCCTTCGAAGATACAGTTCTCTAATTATGCGGACGGAACACCGATCACCTATACACTGGGCCGTGAGCCATATGTGGAAGGTAGTGTTGGTGTCGGCAATATATTCAAATTACTCAGGCTTGACCTGGTAAAGAGGTTTACTTATCTGGACAATCCTCTCATTTCCAACTGGGGTATCAGAGGAAGGGTCAGATTTGATTTTTAA
- a CDS encoding sterol desaturase family protein, with product MSNKNYVSNSPESVPMFKSGLLEKLSKVHFSVPLFLYIPVIAWCCWMALAEVKSGFLIWALTVLAGLFVWSFVEYVMHRFVFHFVPASKWGLRLHFIFHGVHHDYPNDALRLVLPPSVSIPLATGFYFLFKSFIPEVYFYGFFAGFIAGYLFYDISHYALHHFNFKARFWKKLKKHHMMHHYADANRGYGVSSSFWDKIFRSDFQK from the coding sequence ATGAGTAATAAGAATTACGTTTCCAACTCTCCTGAGTCTGTTCCTATGTTCAAGAGCGGACTGCTGGAAAAATTATCCAAAGTTCATTTCAGCGTTCCGCTGTTTTTATACATTCCTGTTATTGCCTGGTGCTGCTGGATGGCCCTGGCTGAAGTAAAGTCCGGTTTTCTTATCTGGGCATTGACCGTTTTAGCCGGTCTCTTTGTATGGTCATTTGTAGAGTACGTCATGCATCGTTTTGTATTCCATTTTGTACCTGCTTCCAAATGGGGCCTGAGACTGCACTTTATCTTCCATGGTGTACACCATGATTATCCGAATGATGCGCTGCGCCTGGTACTGCCACCATCCGTGAGCATTCCGCTGGCAACAGGCTTTTATTTTCTGTTTAAGAGTTTTATACCTGAAGTATATTTCTACGGTTTTTTCGCAGGCTTTATTGCCGGATATCTTTTCTATGATATCTCCCATTATGCCCTGCACCATTTCAATTTCAAAGCCAGATTCTGGAAGAAGTTAAAGAAACACCACATGATGCATCACTATGCCGATGCTAACAGGGGATATGGCGTAAGCTCTTCCTTCTGGGATAAAATCTTCAGGTCTGATTTTCAAAAGTGA